The following coding sequences are from one Aethina tumida isolate Nest 87 chromosome 2, icAetTumi1.1, whole genome shotgun sequence window:
- the LOC109605345 gene encoding sodium-dependent neutral amino acid transporter B(0)AT3: protein MANTAHLVRRQSSRDLNPQRSLDRLELKEMRGRLVVENGSGGSKLYGATNAAFEDSSPSAKIKSTGSSKRPSQDGKAIFKPECGEDERESWDSKLTFLLATVGYAVGLGNVWRFPYLAQKNGGGAFLIPYFVMLCIEGIPIFYLELAIGQRLRKGAIGVWNQVSPYLSGIGISSAVVSFNVALYYNTIIAWCLFYFAQSFQAQLPWAECPNVYFPNGSYTTEPECVVSSPTQYFWYRTTLMVSEDINHPEAFNWKIGLALVVAWILVYMCMIKGIASSGKVVYVTATFPYIVLIVFFFRGITLKGAGDGLRHLFTPTWHTILDPVVWLEAGTQIFFSLGLAFGGLIAFSSYNPVNNNCYRDAVMVSMTNCFTSMFAGIVVFSIIGFKATMVYEKCLETRNATLGELFAGVALDYDALPPEGSLFNVTLSDGSIRNYLMPSLPICDLEQELDKSASGTGLAFIIFTEAINQFPGAQFWAVLFFLMLFTLGIDSQFGTLEGVVTSIVDMKLFPNLPKEILTGGLCLSCCIISMAFAHGAGSYVFVLFDNFSGNFPLLIIALFECIGVSYVYGLKRFADDIEMMTGSRPGLYWMVCWKYLSPLAMISILVASFVEIAVDGSGYDAWIASKGETERKEWPTWAIILILFSVFVSVLWIPGAAILRLMGSALIYDEEKAWFPANDLKDFHGIMPHEVTAAETLLFCIRADGSEGLCCPTYHTYDEDDFDEDN from the exons ATGGCCAACACAGCTCACTTGGTACGTCGTCAGAGCTCGCGTGATCTCAATCCCCAACGATCGCTCGACCGTCTGGAGCTCAAGGAAATGAGGGGGAGGCTGGTTGTCGAAAATGGAAGCGGCGGAAGCAAACTATACG GAGCAACAAATGCGGCATTCGAGGACTCGAGCCCTTCGGCCAAGATCAAATCGACGGGCAGCAGCAAGAGGCCGTCGCAGGACGGCAAGGCGATCTTCAAGCCGGAATGTGGCGAAGACGAAAGGGAATCGTGGGacagtaaattaacatttttgttggCGACCGTTGGTTACGCCGTCGGTTTGGGTAACGTATGGAGGTTTCCGTATTTGGCTCAAAAGAACGGCGGAGGGGCATTTTTAATTCCGTACTTCGTGATGTTGTGCATCGAAGGGATTCCGATTTTTTATCTGGAACTGGCGATCGGACAGAGGCTAAGGAAGGGCGCCATTGGAGTTTGGAATCAAGTCTCGCCGTATCTTTCtg GTATCGGAATCAGCAGCGCAGTTGTTTCGTTCAATGTGGCCCtgtattataatacaattattgcCTGGTGCCTGTTTTACTTCGCGCAGAGTTTCCAGGCCCAATTGCCCTGGGCAGAATGTCCTAATGTATATTTCCCGAACGGCAGCTACACGACGGAGCCGGAGTGTGTG GTCAGCAGCCCCACCCAATATTTCTGGTACAGAACAACACTGATGGTCTCCGAAGACATAAACCACCCAGAAGCGTTCAACTGGAAGATCGGTCTGGCGTTGGTCGTCGCCTGGATCCTGGTGTACATGTGCATGATCAAAGGGATCGCGTCGTCAGGCAAAGTGGTCTACGTGACGGCCACCTTCCCCTACATCGTTCTGATCGTGTTCTTCTTCAGGGGCATTACATTGAAGGGGGCGGGTGACGGTTTGCGGCATCTGTTTACGCCCACCTGGCACACGATCCTCGATCCGGTCGTGTGGCTCGAGGCCGGCACTCAGATCTTCTTCTCCCTCGGATTGGCGTTCGGGGGACTGATCGCGTTCTCCTCCTACAATCCGGTGAACAATAACTGTTACAGAGACGCCGTCATGGTTTCGATGACGAACTGCTTCACCTCGATGTTCGCAGGGATCGTTGTCTTTTCGATTATCGGTTTCAAAGCGACGATGGTGTACGAGAAATGCTTGGAGACGAGGAACGCCACTTTGGGGGAGCTGTTTGCGGGGGTGGCGCTGGATTATGACGCGCTGCCGCCGGAAGGGAGCCTTTTCAATGTTACGCTGAGCGATGGATCTATTAGGAATTATCTGATGCCTTCTCTGCCAATTTGTGACTTAGAACAGGAACTGGATAAA tcaGCCTCCGGCACCGGATTAGCGTTCATAATATTCACCGAGGCGATAAATCAATTTCCCGGCGCCCAGTTTTGGGCCGTGCTATTTTTTCTCATGCTCTTCACGCTGGGTATCGATTCTCAGTTTGGAACGCTCGAAGGAGTGGTCACCTCGATCGTGGACATGAAACTGTTCCCCAACCTCCCCAAGGAAATTCTTACCGGAGGATTGTGTCTGAGTTGCTGCATAATTTCCATGGCCTTCGCCCACGGTGCCGGTAGTTACGTGTTCGTGCTGTTCGACAATTTCAGTGGCAACTTTCCATTGCTCATCATAGCCTTATTCGAATGCATTGGTGTCTCATACGTTTACGGATTGAAAAG ATTTGCTGATGACATAGAAATGATGACCGGTTCGCGGCCAGGACTCTATTGGATGGTCTGTTGGAAGTACCTTTCGCCTTTGGCCATGATCTCGATTTTAGTGGCAAGTTTTGTCGAGATAGCGGTAGATGGATCGGGGTACGATGCCTGGATAGCAAGCAAAGGAGAGACTGAACGTAAGGAGTGGCCTACTTGGGCAATCATCCTGATCTTGTTCTCAGTTTTCGTTTCCGTTCTTTGGATTCCTGGCGCCGCAATTTTAag ACTAATGGGTTCAGCGTTGATTTATGATGAGGAAAAAGCCTGGTTCCCTGCAAACGATTTGAAAGACTTCCACGGAATAATGCCTCATGAAGTAACAGCAGCTGAAACACTATTGTTTTGTATAAGAGCTGATGGTTCCGAAGGTCTTTGCTGTCCGACATATCACACATATGATGAGGATGATTTCGATGAAGATAACTGa